Proteins from a genomic interval of Musa acuminata AAA Group cultivar baxijiao chromosome BXJ1-9, Cavendish_Baxijiao_AAA, whole genome shotgun sequence:
- the LOC135594222 gene encoding uncharacterized protein LOC135594222, which produces MRSSPLRRDSAVETMEGQASSVLGEVDTTRPFRSVKEAVAVFGERFLAGDAAPPHKAHANAEPDITLRPTCSLPAPKPAYSASSSPLSYTSSASHFIRCKDDETTVFSCLRNLAAELEEMKRELRILKERESETARAIAAINSQLHKSMSKLAEIEAAESAVSIEQHAKARSERWQDDRPRDMEERLEYLPCLGQALSLAEIEDHLGGRRKIKLRKRKPIIPLLGDLLSRERESSDLNSSVYSRSSFYSFS; this is translated from the coding sequence ATGCGTTCATCTCCTTTGCGTAGGGATTCTGCCGTTGAAACTATGGAAGGCCAAGCATCCTCAGTTCTTGGAGAGGTGGACACGACTCGTCCCTTCCGCTCGGTGAAGGAGGCCGTCGCAGTTTTCGGCGAGCGCTTTCTTGCAGGCGATGCTGCTCCTCCTCATAAGGCCCATGCAAATGCCGAACCTGACATCACTCTGAGGCCAACTTGCTCACTTCCAGCTCCAAAGCCAGCTTATTCGGCATCCTCCTCACCACTTTCCTACACCTCTTCTGCCTCTCACTTCATCCGATGTAAAGACGATGAGACCACAGTTTTCAGCTGTCTGAGAAACCTGGCGGCAGAACTGGAGGAGATGAAGCGAGAGCTCAGGATTCTGAAGGAGAGAGAGTCTGAGACCGCAAGAGCAATTGCCGCCATCAATTCCCAACTCCACAAGAGCATGTCTAAACTGGCAGAGATTGAGGCGGCAGAGAGTGCAGTGTCGATAGAGCAGCATGCTAAAGCTCGGAGCGAGCGATGGCAAGATGACAGACCAAGGGACATGGAAGAAAGACTCGAGTATCTCCCATGCTTGGGTCAAGCACTCAGTCTTGCGGAGATAGAAGACCACTTGGGTGGAAGAAGAAAGATCAAGCTGCGAAAGAGGAAGCCAATCATCCCACTGCTCGGAGATCTTTTGTCCAGGGAAAGAGAGTCCTCTGATCTCAACAGCTCTGTTTACAGTCGCTCTTCCTTTTACAGCTTTAGCTAA
- the LOC135592713 gene encoding glutathione S-transferase TCHQD-like has protein sequence MQLYHHPYSMDSQKVRLALEEKVIDYTSYHVNPLTGKNMDVSFFRTNPSAKLPIFQNGSHVIFRAIDIIQYIEKLSVSLSGEDNPISSKVMEWMEKIEDWSPKIFTLAHIPAKCRLFVSKFVRRVVIARMAQAPDLASVYHVKLREAYETEDKLKDPQNLKQSEEELSSLLDDAEAQLSVTTYLAGEYFTMADSMFVPILARIALLNLEEEYISCRPKIAAYYNLVKLRPSYKKVIGRYFGGWRKYRTLSKTSCFLCIRSMFRKY, from the exons ATGCAGCTCTATCATCATCCTTACTCGATGGACAGCCAGAAAGTGCGGCTAGCACTAGAAGAGAAGGTGATTGATTACACATCCTATCATGTTAATCCTCTGACCGGGAAGAATATGGATGTGTCATTCTTCCGCACGAATCCATCTGCAAAACTTCCTATCTTCCAAAATGGTTCTCATGTCATTTTCCGTGCTATTGATATTATCCA GTACATAGAGAAACTCTCGGTTTCCCTAAGTGGTGAAGATAATCCCATTAGTAGCAAAGTCATGGAATGGATGGAGAAAATCGAAGATTGGAGTCCCAAAATATTCACTCTCGCTCACATCCCAGCCAAATGTAGGCTGTTTGTTTCCAAATTTGTGCGGCGTGTAGTAATTGCTCGGATGGCCCAAGCTCCAGATCTGGCTAGTGTCTACCATGTAAAACTTCGAGAAGCCTATGAAACAGAAGACAAGTTGAAGGACCCTCAAAATTTGAAGCAAAGTGAGGAAGAGCTGTCTAGTCTTCTTGATGATGCAGAAGCTCAACTGAGTGTGACGACATATCTTGCTGGTGAATATTTTACCATGGCAGATTCAATGTTTGTGCCAATTCTGGCAAGAATTGCTCTTCTGAATCTAGAAGAGGAGTATATAAGTTGCAGGCCCAAGATAGCAGCCTACTATAATCTGGTAAAGCTCAGGCCGAGCTACAAAAAAGTCATTGGGAGATATTTCGGTGGATGGAGAAAGTACCGAACACTTTCTAAAACATCATGCTTTCTTTGCATAAGAAGCATGTTCCGGAAGTACTAG